caagcgcaattttcagcccttgtcttctttcttgagGATATATGACAATGTAGATCACAAGCTTCTTTGTGAtattaatgaaaaaatgaatcaaggTTTTGTGGCTTTAACACCCTCAATGGGCGAGTGTGCGGTCATTCCCAAGTGTGAACTAATAACTATTGATGGTTGTGATGATGACAGAGTTGGAATAatttgggacacccatcatcaggTGGCAACATGAGCccgaaacaaaacaaaaaaaggaagagaaaaagcATTTGGGCATCAAGTTCACGACAATGACCAACTAAACAATCTTTAgattgatttgaagaaaaaaatcatcaagcaTTTGAGAACATTTATTTCAACCCAAAATTACTATTCTCTCTGTTTACCGTAGGCTCCCACAATCCGCGTATGGTATTTATCTATGGAGCGTCTGGTGGGTCCCTCCGTTCCCAAGATTCGAGCCGCCCTCTCGAAAGTTGCTTTAGATCAAGGCTGTTTTGCTCCCACGTTCAACGCCGTGTTTCTATCGGTAATTGGCGTGTGTCAAGGCAAGAATTGGGAACAAGTGAAGGAGAAACTGAGTCGCGAATATCGCGATGTGATGCTTACTAACTACACGGTAAGTTGGAGAAGGATGCATTTGATCTTGGAGGGTAATGACCAATGACTAACGATTATCATCATTGATCAATCATTTCAGATCTGGCCCCCGGTTCAGAtgatcaatttctttttcgtaCCCTTCCTTCTCCGGCCTTTAGTTGTCAGTATTATCGCTTTAGTGTGGAATACTTACTTATCTTTTAAGAGCAATTAAGGATTTAGTCAATTTTTCATATAATGCGCTGTGTGTTTTGTTTAGTCTGTCAACTTTGTGATAGAAACgttattttgaaatgaaatcaagctATTTCAATAAATACGTCGTCTTGTAGCCGCAACTCCATGCTAAGATTCACCCACCTGCTTCGCGGGAATGGAAGAGTCGATATGAGGTCATAAGTACATAGTGTCTATTCCACACCATTCGTAATTTTAAACTCATCAAAAAGCTATCATTCTCTGACCCATATTTCTGCCTCCGGCGACTTGCGACTTTCGCGCGGTTCAATGCCCACAATCTTGTGCTGTGGAGAGAATCTTGGATGACCAAGCGAGCGTGAGCCAGAGCGAGAG
This Tigriopus californicus strain San Diego chromosome 7, Tcal_SD_v2.1, whole genome shotgun sequence DNA region includes the following protein-coding sequences:
- the LOC131884385 gene encoding protein Mpv17-like, with translation MTGMPFRKFWDLYLHTLNKNPLTTQIVQTGALMGAGDVIAQKVLEKKSKFDTARCLRFVALGSFMVAPTIRVWYLSMERLVGPSVPKIRAALSKVALDQGCFAPTFNAVFLSVIGVCQGKNWEQVKEKLSREYRDVMLTNYTIWPPVQMINFFFVPFLLRPLVVSIIALVWNTYLSFKSN